The proteins below are encoded in one region of Tursiops truncatus isolate mTurTru1 chromosome 12, mTurTru1.mat.Y, whole genome shotgun sequence:
- the ASF1A gene encoding histone chaperone ASF1A isoform X1, which produces MASALTHSFPPPTIKFLYFTIHLRTKRNNLSSLDFWKEPRLWSWVQVGSRLWSLCPSRDIAWILILRFTSCMNLDLEWKIIYVGSAESEEYDQVLDSVLVGPVPAGRHMFVFQADAPNPGLIPDADAVGVTVVLITCTYRGQEFIRVGYYVNNEYTETELRENPPVKPDFSKLQRNILASNPRVTRFHINWEDNTEKLEDAESSNPNLQSLLSTDALPSASKGWSTSENSLNVMLESHMDCM; this is translated from the exons ATGGCCTCTGCCCTCACCCattccttcccacctcccacaATTAAGTTCCTTTATTTCACTATTCATTTGAGAACTAAAAGGAATAATTTATCTTCCTTAGATTTTTGGAAAGAGCCCAGGCTTTGGAGTTGGGTCCAAGTTGGGTCCAGGCTTTGGAGTTTATGTCCAAGCAGAGACATAGCTTGGATTCTGATTCTTCGATTTACTAGCTGTATGAATTTGG ACCTGGAATGGAAAATTATCTATGTGGGCTCTGCAGAAAGTGAAGAATACGATCAAGTTTTAGACTCTGTTTTAGTGGGCCCTGTTCCTGCAGGAAGGCATATGTTTGTATTTCAG gCTGATGCACCTAATCCGGGACTCATTCCAGATGCAGATGCAGTAGGTGTAACAGTTGTGCTAATTACATGCACCTATCGAGGTCAAGAATTTATTAGAGTTGGTTATTATGTAAATAATGAATATACTGAGACAGAATTAAGGGAAAATCCGCCAGTAAAACCAGACTTTTCTAAG CTTCAAAGGAACATTTTGGCATCCAATCCCAGAGTCACAAGATTCCACATTAATTGGGAAGATAACACAGAAAAACTGGAAGATGCAGAGAGCAGTAATCCAAATCTACAATCACTTCTTTCAACAGATGCATTACCTTCAGCATCAAAGGGATGGTCCACATCAGAAAACTCACTAAATGTCATGTTAGAATCCCACATGGACTGCATGTGA